The Pelagibius sp. CAU 1746 genomic sequence GTTTGGGCGGTCTGGGCCGGGGCCGCCGACTGATCCAGATAGCGGTCCAGAGGGCCGCGCTGGTAGCGAATCATGGCGGATTTCGCCTTGCGGTCGAATTCGAAGTCGGACAGCCGGTAGGCGGCCGGACGGCCGTCCTTTTGGCTGGTCAGCGTTATGGAGGCGCCGCTGCATCCGGGGCCTTCGAAGACGGTCAGCAAGAAGCGGTGGTCGACACCTTGATAGCGCGGGCTGAAAGCCTCCGGATAGAGCGCAACCGCATCGGTGATCCGGGTAAAGCGTGGAGCATCGGCGCCGGCGCCGTGGGCGCTGGACGGCGCCGTGAAGTCGATGCAGGCCTCGCGTTGCGGCGGATTGGGAATGGGGATGAAGAGGCGATTGAAGTAGCTCTGATCCGCCGAGCGCTCGCAGGCACGGTTGTAGTAGCTGCGCCGTTCCATCAGCAGAAAGCCCGGCGGCGGGCCCAGCTCGCGCCGGTAGGCGATGACCGAAGAATAGTCGTTGTCCGGCGTTTCCGCGGCCTCGTAGGCCTGGTCCCCGGCGAACGGCGGCTCGAAGTCGGCGGTTAGTCCCAGCCACCAGGCATCGGGGTTCTCGGCAGAGCCCAGATTGGGGCCGCAGGCGTCGTCGCGGCTGGCGAAGTAAGGCCGCTGGAACAGGATGGCGCCGACTTGCGGGTCGGCCCGCAGCGAGGCGATTTTCTCGTTCAACTCGTCGCCGACGAAGGGGATGGCCGCGTAAGGCTGGCCCGGCGCCAGGGTCAGGGTCTTCGAGGTGCCGCTGAAATTCGGGCCGGTGAAGAAAGTGACGCCGGCGGCCGCCGGGGCCGTGGCGGCTGCGCCGCCGTCCTGCGCTCCTGCAGCGGCGGGCAGCAGGGCCGCCGCCGCCGCGGCCGCGAGCAGCCGGCGGCTGGCGCCGCGCACTATCGATTGGGCCCCGACGGTTGCCCCGGAACCGAAATATCGCCTCATGCGAAAACGCATCATTCAACGTCCCCTGTTTGGCGGACGCCAGCGGCGGCCACCTCTAGACCTCTTGTTCTACCTTTGCCCCTTCCGCAAGGACGGGGCAAAACCCCCATAGACCTACTGCCTTGAGCCGATTCTTGGCCAGCAGATATGGACAGGCGCGGCCGGCATCCGCACACTGCCGCGGCCGCCGCCACTCTCGCCAATTCCAGCCCTAGCCGCAAGACCATGACCGCTACTTCTCTGCCGCCTGTCACCCTGGTTCTCGGGGGCGCCCGTTCGGGCAAGTCGAGCTATGCCGAACAACTCGCCGAAAGCCAGGGCGGGGACCGCGTCTATCTGGCCACGGCCACCGCCGGCGACGCGGAGATGGCCGACCGCATCGCCCGGCACCGGGAACGGCGCGGCGCACGCTGGCGGACCGTGGAGGCGCCGCTGGACCTCGGAGGGGCGCTGGCAGCCAGCGCGTCTTCCCACTCGGTAGTTCTGGTTGATTGTCTTACATTATGGCTTTCCAATATCTTGTTTAAAGAACTTGATGTGGAAAATGAATGTGGAAAGTTGGTCTCCATGCTGCCGGGCCTGAACGGCCCGGTCATCTTCGTCTCCAACGAGGTCGGGCTCGGCATCGTGCCCGACAATGCCCTGGCGCGCCGATTTCGCGACGATGCGGGGCGCCTGAACCAGGCGGTGGCCGCCGCCGCGCAGTCGGTGGTCTTCGTCGCGGCCGGCCTGCCGTTGGCCCTGAAACCCGCGCCGTGACCCTTCAGGCGATCAGCAGCATGGCCATCACCGCCGCGAAGAGCAGGCCGCCGGCGGCCAAGTAGAGGTCGAGCACACGGCTCAGATCCTCCGCCGTTACCTCCCGTCGCCCGTCGCCCATCCAGCGATCCTCGACCATCTGGCCGCCGTACTGGCGTGGGCCCGCCAGCGCCAGGCCCAGGGCCCCGGCCAGGGCAGCCTCCTGCCAGCCGGCGTTGGGGGAGCGGTGGCGGGGGGCGTCGCGCCGCAGAGCCCGCCAAGCCCCGCTGGCGCTGGCGGCCGGCAGCAGGACGGCGGCCAGGACGATCAGCAGCCCGGCCAAGCGGGCGGGCAGGAAGTTCACCGCATCGTCGAGCCGCGCCGCGGCCTTGCCGAAGGCCTCGTAGCGGGCGTTCCGGTGGCCGATCATGCTGTCCAGTGTATTCACCGCCTTGTAGGCGAGCAGGCCGGGCATGCCCAGCAGCAGGAACCAGAAGACCGGGGCGACGAAGCCGTCGGAGAAGTTCTCGGCGGCGGACTCGGCGGCGGCGCGGCCGACCCCGGCGGCGTCCAGGCTCGCCGGATCGCGCCCGACGATGTGGGCGACGGCGTCCCGGCCCGCTTCCAGGCTCTCGGCCAGGCCCCGCGCGACCCGGCGGACGGCGTCATAGAGCCCGCGAAAGGCCAGCAGACTGCTGGCTAGCAGGCCTTCAACAATCCAGCCGTAGGGCAGGCCGGCCAGGACATGATGCAGCAGCGCTCCGAGCCCGCCCGCGATCCCGACCACGAGGCCGGTGCAGAGACCGCCCAGGAGCAGGCGCCGCCCGCGCGGCAGGCTCTGGCGGTTGAGCGCCCGGTCGAGCACCGCGATCAACCGGCCGAGCAGCACCACGGGATGCGGCAGCAGGCGGTAGAGCCACCGGGGGTCGCCCAGCAGCAGGTCCATGGCCATGGCCAGCAGGAGGACGGCGAGGGCGGAGGCGGGGGACTGCCACTGGCCGCCGAACAGGGGATACCAGAGCACGGGCTAGTCTTCCAAGGCCTCGCGGTAGGGGAAGAGGGCGGGCATGCCGCCGGTGTGGAGGAAGACCACGGTGTCGTCCGCCGAGAACCGCCCGGCTTCGATCAGGCCGATGAGGCCGGCCATGGCCTTGCCGCTGTAGACCGGGTCGAGCAGCAGGCCCTCCAGGCCTGCGACGCGGCGTACGGCCTCGGCCATGGCCGCGGTGGGCAGGCCATAGGCCTCCCCCGCGTAGCCCGGCAGCACGACCACCTTGTCTTTAGGGAAGGCGCCGGGCAGGGCGAGACGTTCCCAGACTTCTCCCGCGAGGCGGCGGACGTCGCCCGCCACGTCTTCCGGATGGGCGTCGACGTCGATGCCGACGACCTGGACTGCCGGATCGATGGCGGCAAAACCGGCGGCCAGGCCGGCCTGGGTCCCGCCGCTGGAGGAGGCCAGGACCAGGGCGGTAATTTTCTCACCCTGCTGGGCCGCCTGGGCCGCCAGCTCCGCAGCGGCGGCGGCATAGCCCAGCGCGCCGGTGGCGTTGGAGCCGCCGGTCGGGATCAGGTAGGGCGTCCTGCCGTCGCGGCGCAGGGCTTCAGCCAGGCTTTCCATGGCCGCCACCCGATCGGTGTCGCCGTCGTGCAGGTGCACCTTGGCCCCGAACATCCGGTCGAGCTGGATGTTGCCGATCAGCTCGTAGTCCGGCCCGCCCCAGGGCACCACGCGGGTCAGCACCAACTCGCAGGCCAGCCCCAGCTTGGCGGCGGCGGCCGCCGTCTGGCGCACGTGGTTGGACTGCACGCCGCCGGTGGAGATCACCGTATCGGCGCCCCGCGCCAGCGCCTCGGCCAGAAGAAACTCCAGCTTGCGCGTCTTGTTGCCGCCCAGGCCCAGCCCGGTGCAGTCGTCGCGCTTAACCAGCAGCCTCGGCCCGCCCAGCGCCGCGCCGAGGCGCGGCAGGGGCTCCAGCGGAGTCGGCAGGTGGGCGAGGCTTTGGCGCGGAAAGGCCTCGATGGCGGCGAGGGGAGCGGGCATGGAGGCGGTCCTAGCAGGCCTTGTCCACTTTGGCCTTATCCATGTCGGCCTTGATCGCGCGCTCGATCATGCGGCAGGCCTCGTCGGCTTCGCCCCAGCGCTTGATCTTCACCCATTTATCGACTTCCAGATCCTTGTAGTGGGCGAAGAAGTGCGCGATCTGGTCGAGCAGGATCTTCGGCAGGCCGCGATAGGATGAGACGTTGGTATAGAAGGGGTGAAGGTCGTCGACGGGAACCGAGAGAACCTTTTCGTCCTCGCCGGCCTCGTCCTCCATGATCAGGACGCCGATGGGGCGCACCCGCACCACTGCGCCGGCGATGACCGGCACGGAGGTGACGATGAGCACGTCCACTGGGTCGCCGTCGTCGGCCAGGGTATGGGGAATGAAGCCGTAGTTGAGCGGGTACTGCATCGAGGTATGGAGGAAGCGGTCGACGAAGATCGCGCCGGAGTCCTTGTCCATCTCGTACTTCACCGGGTGCGCACCCAGGGGAACTTCAACGATAGCGTTCAAATCCCACGGGGGATTCTTGCCAACCGGGATTTTGCTGATATCCAACGGTTTCTCCTTAGTTTCCGGGGGCTCTGCCCCAATATTCCCACCGTTCCATCGGGCTCCTCTTTACGAATTGTTAACGTCGCGAGCCTATTAATAAACCGTTAGCGTGCATTGGCGCGCTTTCGAACAAAGCAACATAAATAACTGATTACATAGAAAATTATCGCGTCCCTTGGCCGAGTCTGAACAACGAGCCAGCCGGCTGTCCTGTCTCGAGGCGGCAGGAAGGGATGAAGAACCATTAACTGTGGCTCTATGGCCTTTTTGCCGCCCTTTGGCAAGAAGGCAAGGTGGCACCCGCTCCCGCCGGCAGACTGCCTCGCGGATGACGGGTTCAGCCTGATGCGATGCGGAACGGTATGAACTTGAAGGATACATCGAGACGCAGGCTGCTGTCGCGCTGGCCCGCTGCATTCATAGCGGCGGTGTTGATCGGAACGACGGCGCTGGTGCTCTACGTCGAGGCCAGCATTTCCGAGCTCAAGCAGGTGTTGCCCGTGGAGGTGCTGCGCCAGGAGCGCGACGTTGTCTTCATGATCGACGATCTGGCTGCCTTGCAGCAGGCGATCCGCGAGGCGCGCGCGCATCCGGGCATCGAAGGGCGTCAGGAAATCATCGACCGCATCGAGCTGGTCGAGAGCCGCGTCGCGGAGCTGACGCAGACCTATTCCTTCAGCAACCAGATCGGCATCGCTTCCATGCATGCCACCTTGCGGCCGGTCGCCGCCGACTTGAAGCTGTGGCTCAGCGACGGCGTGCAGGGCCTGTCTCCGGATTCCGAAGTGGTGCTGGATCTGGCCGCCGAGCGTGTGGTCACCGCGCGCCAGGAGATCGTCAAGCAGTTCGGCGAAGCCAATGCCAAGGCCCTCGCCATGCTTCAGGAAGAGGCGACGGACCTTGAGCGCTTCCGGGGCGCGCTGATCCTGGTGGTCATCGTCGTAGCCGCCCTGACCAGCGTGCTGGTTGCCTTCATCTTCCGCGAGCGCCGTTCCGAGCTGGCTGCCGCGGCGGCTCAGCAGCGCCTGCGCGAGTCCATCGAATCGCTGGCCGGCGGTTTTGCGCTCTTCGATGTCAACGAGAAGTTGGTGCTGTGCAACCGGCGCTACGGCGATCTCTACGCCGGGGTGCGCGACATGCTGGTGCCGGGCATGAGCTTTGAAGAGCTGATCACCGCGGCGGCGCGCTCGGGCAACATTCCGGAGGCCAGCGAGAACGCGGAGCTGTGGGTCCACAAGCAACTGCAGCACTTCCGCAATCCGGGGCGGCCGTTCGAAGTCGAGCTGCGCGACGGCACCTGGTTCCGCGTGGCCGAGCGGCGCACGGCCAACGGCGGCTTCGTGGTCATCTCCACCAACATTACGGAGCT encodes the following:
- the cobU gene encoding bifunctional adenosylcobinamide kinase/adenosylcobinamide-phosphate guanylyltransferase; its protein translation is MTATSLPPVTLVLGGARSGKSSYAEQLAESQGGDRVYLATATAGDAEMADRIARHRERRGARWRTVEAPLDLGGALAASASSHSVVLVDCLTLWLSNILFKELDVENECGKLVSMLPGLNGPVIFVSNEVGLGIVPDNALARRFRDDAGRLNQAVAAAAQSVVFVAAGLPLALKPAP
- the cbiB gene encoding adenosylcobinamide-phosphate synthase CbiB — its product is MLWYPLFGGQWQSPASALAVLLLAMAMDLLLGDPRWLYRLLPHPVVLLGRLIAVLDRALNRQSLPRGRRLLLGGLCTGLVVGIAGGLGALLHHVLAGLPYGWIVEGLLASSLLAFRGLYDAVRRVARGLAESLEAGRDAVAHIVGRDPASLDAAGVGRAAAESAAENFSDGFVAPVFWFLLLGMPGLLAYKAVNTLDSMIGHRNARYEAFGKAAARLDDAVNFLPARLAGLLIVLAAVLLPAASASGAWRALRRDAPRHRSPNAGWQEAALAGALGLALAGPRQYGGQMVEDRWMGDGRREVTAEDLSRVLDLYLAAGGLLFAAVMAMLLIA
- a CDS encoding D-cysteine desulfhydrase; translation: MPAPLAAIEAFPRQSLAHLPTPLEPLPRLGAALGGPRLLVKRDDCTGLGLGGNKTRKLEFLLAEALARGADTVISTGGVQSNHVRQTAAAAAKLGLACELVLTRVVPWGGPDYELIGNIQLDRMFGAKVHLHDGDTDRVAAMESLAEALRRDGRTPYLIPTGGSNATGALGYAAAAAELAAQAAQQGEKITALVLASSSGGTQAGLAAGFAAIDPAVQVVGIDVDAHPEDVAGDVRRLAGEVWERLALPGAFPKDKVVVLPGYAGEAYGLPTAAMAEAVRRVAGLEGLLLDPVYSGKAMAGLIGLIEAGRFSADDTVVFLHTGGMPALFPYREALED
- the ppa gene encoding inorganic diphosphatase; the protein is MDISKIPVGKNPPWDLNAIVEVPLGAHPVKYEMDKDSGAIFVDRFLHTSMQYPLNYGFIPHTLADDGDPVDVLIVTSVPVIAGAVVRVRPIGVLIMEDEAGEDEKVLSVPVDDLHPFYTNVSSYRGLPKILLDQIAHFFAHYKDLEVDKWVKIKRWGEADEACRMIERAIKADMDKAKVDKAC